In Pseudothermotoga sp., a genomic segment contains:
- a CDS encoding DUF72 domain-containing protein — MIYVGTSGYSFPDWIGEVYPKDISKPDMLKYYCHVWSFNAVELNFTYYASPSYKTIVSMLRRTPSHFVFSVKLPASVTHEGWKSQSFPQDDVKKLLDALIPMVEENRLKMLLAQFPYSFRDTPENRQYLQLIREKIGLPTAVEFRHSSWNNEGIYKLLESCGFTFVVVDEPNLRELFPYVPITTSDKAYFRFHGRNKNWFTATEGERYNYKYSVEEISNFAKDVIRLAQRASDVFVFFNNCYRGNAVRDAINLRHIIENILFES; from the coding sequence TTGATATACGTAGGTACAAGTGGTTATTCTTTCCCAGATTGGATAGGTGAGGTTTATCCAAAGGACATTTCTAAACCTGATATGCTGAAATACTACTGTCATGTATGGAGCTTCAACGCTGTAGAACTGAACTTTACTTATTACGCATCACCTAGTTACAAAACAATCGTATCGATGCTTAGGAGAACACCTAGTCACTTTGTTTTTTCCGTTAAATTACCAGCCTCGGTCACGCATGAAGGTTGGAAATCACAAAGTTTTCCACAAGACGATGTGAAAAAATTACTCGACGCCTTAATTCCCATGGTCGAGGAAAACAGATTGAAAATGTTACTCGCACAGTTTCCATATTCATTCAGGGACACACCTGAAAATAGACAATATCTGCAGCTGATTCGTGAGAAGATAGGGCTACCGACGGCTGTCGAGTTCAGACACTCTTCTTGGAACAACGAAGGAATATACAAATTATTGGAATCCTGCGGTTTTACTTTCGTGGTTGTTGACGAACCAAACTTGCGTGAATTGTTTCCATACGTTCCTATTACCACCAGTGATAAAGCTTATTTCAGGTTCCATGGGAGAAACAAAAATTGGTTCACAGCAACTGAAGGGGAACGTTACAATTACAAATATAGTGTGGAAGAGATCAGCAATTTTGCGAAAGATGTCATCAGACTGGCGCAGAGAGCTTCGGATGTTTTCGTATTTTTCAACAACTGCTATCGGGGCAATGCCGTTCGAGATGCTATAAACCTGCGTCATATCATTGAAAACATTCTTTTTGAAAGCTGA
- a CDS encoding deoxyribonuclease IV: MIKIGAHMPISEGFEKVPELTVQIGGNCFQIFPHSPRMWSARIPSKRSCELFKSAMEKYGIDFNDAFCHTGYLINLASPNDENWTKSVQLLIVEGKICEALGIKFLNVHPGSHTGAGEEFGFKRIVSAIDEFLRNTEQTMLLLENVSPKGGNIGYNFDQMKRIIDSSCDPSRIGITYDTCHGFDSGYDITTKDGVQRLLHEIDVKIGLNKLKMIHLNDSKAPLGQPTDRHENIGKGFIGERGFKVFLSFEEIQKVPWILETPGDETEHAQDINKVKEIIGLV; this comes from the coding sequence TTGATAAAGATCGGCGCGCACATGCCAATTAGTGAGGGATTTGAAAAGGTTCCAGAGTTAACAGTACAGATAGGTGGCAATTGTTTTCAAATATTTCCGCACAGCCCACGAATGTGGAGCGCCAGAATACCTTCGAAAAGGAGCTGTGAACTTTTCAAATCTGCTATGGAAAAATATGGTATCGATTTCAACGATGCTTTTTGCCACACAGGTTATCTCATAAACCTTGCCAGTCCCAACGATGAAAATTGGACCAAATCAGTTCAACTACTGATAGTGGAAGGTAAGATTTGCGAAGCTCTAGGTATAAAATTTCTCAATGTGCATCCTGGTAGTCATACTGGGGCAGGTGAAGAATTCGGTTTCAAGCGCATCGTAAGTGCGATTGATGAGTTTTTAAGGAACACAGAACAAACGATGCTACTTTTGGAAAATGTATCCCCAAAGGGTGGAAACATTGGATACAATTTCGATCAAATGAAGAGAATCATAGACTCATCGTGCGATCCTAGCAGGATCGGCATCACCTACGATACTTGCCACGGATTTGACTCGGGTTACGATATCACCACCAAAGATGGTGTCCAGAGACTATTGCATGAGATCGATGTCAAAATCGGGCTTAACAAATTGAAAATGATCCACTTAAATGATTCCAAAGCACCACTTGGTCAGCCCACAGACAGGCATGAAAACATAGGGAAGGGATTCATAGGAGAGAGAGGTTTTAAAGTTTTTCTGAGCTTCGAAGAGATCCAGAAAGTTCCATGGATACTAGAAACACCGGGTGACGAAACCGAACATGCTCAAGACATAAACAAAGTCAAAGAAATCATAGGACTGGTATGA
- a CDS encoding UDP-N-acetylmuramoyl-L-alanyl-D-glutamate--2,6-diaminopimelate ligase has product MQIEKVIESLRPILVDIKFNGKLVDSVTDIVNNSSQVKRGCLFICHRGKKFDSHEIAQEIYNKGAALLVSDRPLNSTIPHLIVSDTRLAEAILADCFYDRPYVKLLVAGVTGTNGKTTSVHLFHHVLRSLSSEGSLLGTVYYDILGEPRFHHDNTTPNAIEILKAMRKTVDRGGTHFAMEVSSHALALKRVETVRFDIAALTNITRDHLDFHQTFEEYVQAKLHIFDLLKESGIALISDDYAHLLKRKVRKIVYGVSQQSDYRIQNVEISKHGTRFEIDCRVGKYKLWIRIPGYHNAYNATLVFAGLVELGYDPNDVSNAIASFEGVDGRFQFIQEGALLGIDVVVDFAHSPDALEKTLITAKHLASGRIITVFGAGGQADRGKRPMMAQVVCAYSDVAIITTDDPRGEDPYEILAEVERGVPPGAAYLVIPDRREAIETAITLANRGDMVIIAGRGHEEYQIFTDERKVPFKDADVVRELILQEYQREKRHV; this is encoded by the coding sequence GTGCAAATTGAAAAAGTGATCGAATCGTTGAGGCCTATACTCGTAGATATCAAATTCAACGGCAAGCTGGTTGATAGTGTCACTGATATAGTGAACAACTCCAGTCAAGTCAAACGAGGTTGTTTATTCATATGTCATCGAGGCAAAAAGTTTGATTCACACGAGATAGCTCAAGAAATTTACAACAAGGGTGCCGCTCTGCTTGTATCGGATCGCCCTCTCAATTCAACGATACCACATTTGATAGTTAGCGACACAAGGCTCGCTGAAGCGATCCTCGCAGATTGCTTTTACGATAGACCGTATGTTAAACTTCTGGTTGCTGGTGTTACCGGAACCAACGGTAAAACAACCAGTGTTCATTTGTTCCATCATGTACTACGTAGCCTATCGAGTGAAGGTAGTCTACTTGGAACTGTATATTACGATATTCTGGGAGAACCGAGATTTCACCACGATAATACCACACCGAATGCCATTGAAATCTTGAAGGCGATGCGTAAGACAGTCGACAGGGGTGGTACTCATTTTGCGATGGAAGTTTCTTCGCACGCATTGGCGTTGAAACGCGTTGAAACTGTGAGATTTGATATAGCTGCTTTGACAAACATAACGAGAGATCATTTAGATTTCCATCAAACATTTGAAGAATACGTACAAGCAAAATTACACATCTTTGATCTGCTAAAGGAAAGTGGAATCGCATTGATCAGTGATGATTATGCTCACCTTTTGAAAAGAAAAGTCAGAAAAATTGTTTATGGCGTCTCGCAACAAAGTGATTATCGCATTCAGAACGTCGAAATCAGTAAGCATGGAACGAGGTTTGAAATAGATTGCCGTGTGGGAAAATACAAGCTTTGGATACGGATTCCAGGTTATCACAACGCGTACAATGCTACTTTAGTCTTCGCTGGTTTAGTGGAACTTGGTTATGACCCCAACGATGTCTCAAACGCAATTGCTTCGTTTGAAGGAGTAGATGGTAGGTTTCAATTCATACAGGAGGGTGCACTTTTAGGTATAGATGTCGTTGTGGATTTTGCACACAGTCCAGACGCTCTTGAAAAAACTTTGATTACCGCGAAACATTTAGCGAGCGGTAGGATCATCACTGTTTTCGGCGCAGGCGGACAAGCTGATAGAGGTAAAAGGCCAATGATGGCTCAAGTGGTGTGTGCTTACTCGGATGTGGCCATTATAACTACAGACGATCCGAGAGGTGAAGATCCATACGAAATTCTTGCTGAAGTGGAACGGGGTGTCCCACCAGGGGCTGCGTACTTAGTGATACCAGATCGCCGTGAAGCTATCGAAACGGCCATCACGCTCGCCAACAGAGGCGACATGGTTATCATCGCTGGTAGGGGACATGAAGAGTACCAGATTTTCACCGATGAAAGAAAGGTGCCATTTAAGGATGCAGATGTCGTGAGAGAATTGATTCTTCAAGAGTATCAGAGGGAAAAAAGACATGTTTGA
- a CDS encoding NFACT family protein, with product MIDAFVLRKLVCEFSNLRGETLRQIHQSGQFCIYLIFQHATVRICVESGFTHVCLAEKEDFSNQNLSTFVTFARARLRNARLKDVRQVDLDRIVCFTFDKIDETGNKHEYELYVELFGSRSNLILVENGLVLDDFRSFVEKNNAYVLKPTKVNLLEERELKFEGNTMLSKYIVESIAGFSKLTAQEVLQRAFVDDKPLSSLNEKEKVALKLAIVSIIDDFEKSPCYVYEIDGKRFVFAYPLKTLGEPLSEYSSVSRAVDEAYNWNLRKTRMDRLRQKLLRVIDEQLKKQQRLLDTLLEELKECEKAEIYKRYGELLKYVSEKDRKGEQVLCVDWETNQTVVVPLMEGKNVKQSAQMYFERYKKLREKDQILRTRIQKLQNENQYLEQMRYTVEAAETLEDLEEIEEELAEVDLIQKSSIKREKTQKETKETQFRKFIYDGFTILVGKNNKQNEALIKKASDSDVWLHVQQSPGAHVVIRTEGRQVPEHVLLCAASIAVYYSKARYSSNVPVDYTLIKNVHKPKGSPPGMVLYTNYETVFVNPLDPESIKIFE from the coding sequence ATGATCGACGCGTTCGTACTTCGAAAATTAGTTTGCGAATTTTCCAATCTGAGAGGAGAAACTCTTAGGCAAATCCATCAATCCGGGCAGTTCTGTATCTATTTGATCTTTCAACATGCCACGGTGAGGATCTGTGTTGAATCTGGCTTTACTCATGTATGTCTCGCAGAGAAAGAAGATTTTTCTAACCAGAATCTATCTACCTTCGTTACATTTGCACGAGCGCGTCTTAGAAACGCTAGATTGAAAGATGTGAGGCAAGTAGATTTGGATAGAATAGTTTGCTTCACCTTCGACAAAATAGACGAGACAGGAAACAAGCACGAGTATGAACTTTATGTTGAACTTTTTGGCAGCCGATCGAACTTGATCTTGGTTGAGAATGGCTTGGTGCTCGACGATTTCAGATCTTTCGTAGAGAAAAACAACGCATATGTGCTTAAACCAACGAAAGTGAATCTTCTTGAAGAACGCGAATTGAAATTTGAAGGCAATACGATGCTATCCAAGTACATCGTAGAAAGCATTGCTGGGTTCTCTAAATTAACCGCTCAAGAAGTTCTTCAACGCGCGTTCGTTGATGATAAACCACTCAGTTCACTCAACGAGAAAGAAAAAGTAGCATTAAAACTGGCTATTGTTTCTATCATCGATGATTTTGAAAAATCACCATGTTATGTCTACGAAATCGATGGAAAGCGTTTTGTCTTCGCTTATCCTTTGAAAACCCTCGGGGAACCGCTTTCAGAATACAGTTCAGTTTCACGTGCTGTGGACGAAGCTTACAATTGGAATTTAAGGAAAACTAGGATGGACAGATTGCGCCAAAAACTCTTAAGAGTGATTGATGAGCAATTAAAAAAACAGCAGCGCTTACTAGATACCTTATTAGAAGAGCTGAAGGAGTGTGAAAAAGCAGAAATTTACAAACGATACGGGGAATTGCTCAAGTACGTGAGTGAAAAAGACAGAAAAGGTGAACAAGTCTTGTGTGTGGATTGGGAGACCAACCAGACCGTGGTTGTACCACTAATGGAGGGCAAGAATGTGAAACAGAGTGCACAAATGTATTTTGAGCGTTATAAAAAATTGAGAGAAAAGGATCAAATACTCAGAACAAGGATTCAGAAGCTTCAGAATGAAAATCAATATTTAGAGCAAATGCGTTACACAGTCGAAGCAGCTGAAACGTTGGAAGATCTTGAGGAGATAGAAGAAGAACTCGCCGAGGTCGATCTCATTCAAAAAAGTAGTATCAAGAGGGAAAAAACACAAAAAGAGACTAAGGAGACGCAATTCAGGAAGTTCATCTACGACGGTTTTACGATCTTAGTAGGTAAGAACAACAAACAGAATGAAGCGCTCATTAAAAAAGCTAGCGATTCTGATGTATGGTTACACGTTCAACAATCTCCTGGTGCCCATGTTGTGATACGCACAGAAGGAAGACAAGTGCCAGAGCATGTTCTCTTATGTGCAGCTTCTATTGCTGTTTATTACTCTAAAGCTCGATATTCCTCTAATGTGCCTGTTGATTATACTCTCATAAAAAATGTCCATAAGCCAAAAGGCTCACCCCCAGGCATGGTCCTCTACACCAACTATGAAACCGTCTTTGTGAACCCCCTCGATCCCGAATCAATCAAAATTTTTGAGTAG
- the dnaJ gene encoding molecular chaperone DnaJ, whose product MPRQYKDYYAILGVSRDASEEEIKKAYKKLIKQWHPDLHPENKKEAEEKFKEIQEAYEVLSDPQKRAMYDRFGYVGEHDFSQQASSTTFEDIFRDFESFFGRDVFDIFFGERGSTQEAQKAARRRAGEDISITVEIDFSESLVGKQVPIEYERYEMCDHCHGEGIEPGSGYQTCPRCHGSGILREERRSVFGVFVSTRTCSMCGGSGRVIKEKCHVCGGTGRLKKRVRTVVNIPAGVTDGTKLKVEGGGNAGYGGGPYGDLYVIVHVKPSKKFRRQDDDIYAEITIDYLQAILGTTVRIDLPDGGSTMLRIPPGTQPGTMFRLKGEGAPSLRTGRRGDLYITVNVKIPDDISGKEAELLKQIARMRGVDVL is encoded by the coding sequence GTGCCAAGGCAGTATAAAGACTATTACGCTATTTTGGGAGTATCTAGGGACGCTTCTGAGGAGGAAATAAAAAAAGCCTATAAAAAGCTGATAAAACAGTGGCATCCAGACTTGCATCCTGAGAATAAAAAAGAAGCCGAGGAGAAATTCAAGGAGATCCAGGAAGCTTACGAGGTTTTGAGTGATCCTCAGAAACGAGCTATGTACGATAGATTTGGTTACGTTGGTGAACATGATTTTTCACAGCAGGCTTCATCCACCACCTTCGAGGACATATTCAGAGATTTTGAGAGTTTCTTTGGTCGTGATGTGTTCGATATTTTTTTCGGTGAGAGAGGATCGACTCAAGAGGCTCAGAAAGCTGCAAGACGTAGGGCAGGTGAAGATATCAGTATCACGGTCGAAATAGATTTTTCTGAATCGCTCGTTGGTAAGCAAGTACCGATCGAGTACGAGAGGTATGAAATGTGCGACCATTGCCACGGTGAAGGTATAGAACCTGGAAGCGGTTATCAAACCTGTCCGAGGTGCCACGGATCTGGAATACTCAGAGAAGAACGGAGAAGTGTTTTTGGAGTGTTCGTGAGCACAAGGACATGCTCGATGTGTGGTGGTAGCGGTCGTGTTATCAAAGAAAAGTGCCACGTTTGTGGGGGAACTGGGAGGTTGAAGAAGAGGGTACGAACGGTGGTCAATATACCTGCTGGTGTCACCGATGGCACAAAGCTCAAAGTAGAAGGTGGGGGCAATGCAGGATACGGTGGTGGTCCATACGGTGATCTTTATGTGATCGTGCATGTGAAACCAAGCAAAAAATTCAGACGTCAAGACGACGATATTTACGCGGAGATAACGATAGATTACTTGCAGGCCATCCTTGGCACGACCGTTCGTATTGATCTTCCAGATGGTGGTTCGACGATGCTGAGAATACCACCTGGTACACAGCCTGGGACCATGTTTAGACTGAAAGGTGAAGGTGCTCCATCATTGAGAACTGGCAGGCGCGGCGATCTGTATATCACGGTGAATGTGAAAATACCGGATGATATCTCTGGGAAAGAAGCAGAACTCCTCAAGCAGATAGCTAGAATGAGGGGTGTAGATGTATTATAA
- a CDS encoding ABC transporter permease, with protein sequence MWRAFLANFEKSFAEFRRYYFNSISSIATFLIFFYLLFFGVKAVGGSTLNLSSTLDGIIVGYFMWIMFIFSFQGVAWGIIEEAQRGTLEQVFSSPIAFEYQMFFRMICDFLFNVALAIPLMYFVAFTTNRKIGFDLPTLLYLLIAGTVSALGIGMVLGGIALIFKRISSFIQIVTIGSLFFTMFETNSFWHRLLPMSQASSMMRALAISNVKFYQFNFVSHSILWCTALGYLTIGFISFKYFEKRAMISGSLSQY encoded by the coding sequence ATGTGGAGGGCATTTCTCGCAAACTTTGAAAAAAGTTTTGCAGAATTTCGAAGATATTACTTCAACTCCATCTCAAGCATAGCTACATTTTTGATATTTTTCTATCTACTCTTTTTCGGTGTGAAAGCTGTCGGCGGTTCAACGTTGAATTTATCTTCGACTTTAGATGGCATCATCGTCGGTTATTTCATGTGGATCATGTTCATCTTTTCTTTTCAAGGAGTCGCTTGGGGAATAATCGAAGAAGCGCAACGTGGTACACTAGAGCAAGTTTTTTCTTCCCCGATAGCCTTTGAGTACCAGATGTTTTTCAGAATGATTTGTGATTTTCTCTTCAACGTCGCGCTCGCCATTCCGCTTATGTACTTCGTGGCTTTCACAACTAACAGGAAAATAGGTTTCGATCTCCCAACGTTGCTTTATCTTTTGATAGCAGGAACTGTCTCGGCACTCGGTATCGGCATGGTACTCGGAGGAATTGCGCTCATCTTCAAAAGAATTTCTTCCTTCATTCAAATTGTGACTATCGGTTCGTTGTTCTTCACCATGTTTGAAACAAATTCTTTCTGGCACAGGCTGCTTCCAATGTCCCAAGCCAGCTCAATGATGCGAGCGCTAGCTATAAGCAACGTGAAGTTTTACCAATTCAATTTTGTGTCCCATTCGATACTATGGTGTACAGCTTTGGGCTATCTCACAATCGGTTTCATCTCCTTCAAATATTTTGAAAAGCGCGCAATGATTTCAGGAAGCCTCTCACAGTATTGA
- the mraY gene encoding phospho-N-acetylmuramoyl-pentapeptide-transferase produces MKYFLATFLPCVLLYPLLIKLFKALHVGQFIREEGPDLHGYKAGTPTMGGILFAIFGATSCFIFGYHIDALAIILFSAIGFLDDLLSVIKKRSLGLRAWQKFSLQVLSAIVLLLLIKPSNAGIVIPFIEKRLELGGFYWVFAILLITGLSNASNLTDGLDGLAASVFLTIAIPYWFLVGKHADSLILLSLCLMAFLFYNIKPAKIIMGDTGSLTLGALIAVVSIRTSTEMIALLCSSVFIIETLSVMIQVSSYKLFKKRVFKMSPIHHHFELIGWREERIVQIFSLVNLTISVFVLLGERLG; encoded by the coding sequence ATGAAATATTTTCTTGCCACCTTTCTTCCATGTGTTTTGTTATACCCACTTTTGATAAAGCTTTTTAAAGCACTTCACGTAGGTCAGTTCATTAGAGAAGAAGGGCCAGATCTGCATGGTTACAAGGCTGGCACTCCAACTATGGGTGGCATACTGTTCGCAATCTTTGGCGCCACTTCTTGCTTCATATTTGGATATCACATAGATGCCCTCGCAATCATACTGTTTTCAGCCATAGGGTTTCTAGATGATTTGCTCAGCGTGATAAAAAAAAGATCGCTCGGTTTAAGAGCTTGGCAGAAGTTCTCACTTCAAGTTCTTTCCGCGATAGTTCTTTTATTGCTGATTAAACCAAGCAATGCTGGCATCGTCATTCCGTTTATTGAGAAACGCTTAGAGCTTGGGGGCTTCTACTGGGTATTTGCTATTCTGTTGATAACGGGTCTTAGCAATGCATCGAATCTGACTGATGGTTTGGACGGTCTTGCGGCGAGTGTGTTCCTCACGATAGCCATTCCGTATTGGTTCTTAGTCGGAAAGCATGCAGATTCACTGATTTTACTCTCGTTATGTCTCATGGCGTTTCTCTTTTACAACATCAAACCTGCGAAGATAATCATGGGTGATACAGGCTCATTAACGCTCGGCGCTCTGATAGCCGTTGTCTCCATCAGAACATCTACTGAGATGATCGCATTACTTTGCTCGAGCGTTTTTATCATTGAAACTCTCAGTGTGATGATACAAGTGAGCAGTTACAAGTTGTTCAAAAAAAGAGTCTTCAAAATGTCTCCGATCCATCATCATTTCGAGCTGATCGGTTGGCGCGAGGAGAGAATAGTACAGATTTTCTCACTAGTTAATTTGACAATCTCAGTTTTTGTTCTGCTTGGAGAAAGGTTGGGATGA
- the murF gene encoding UDP-N-acetylmuramoyl-tripeptide--D-alanyl-D-alanine ligase: MFENAKFVIDSREAFEGCVFVALKGEKTDGHLYVNEALGKGAVLAVVEREVDVPKEKLFFVRNTRIFLQELAAQKLSRYNPTIVGITGSNGKTTTKEMIYKCLDSGLAFRNPGNLNTEIGLPLAVLNDYEGQKYAILEMAMNKPGDITTLCRIAQPHVAVLLNVGTAHRGVAGGTEQILTGKLEIVQNMHKDGIAIVHSDQRILERIKERNVITFGFQKGDYYLDNYTYESLSTVAFYRTPNGSKVLRFSTIFNVGQLINVAAVLAVFDVLKLEVDLSKLENFVPVTGRFKVQQIEGVYIIDDTYNASLESFKVAVETLKKLGKKTYAVVGSIKEQGSFSEETHKELGKILEQLDGVFVYNIDHEIDTMECSKIVLRSDQPDVIVSKLRSLLNPKDAVLFKASRAIAMENVLKLFTGGSTV; encoded by the coding sequence ATGTTTGAAAACGCAAAATTCGTTATCGATTCACGTGAAGCGTTTGAAGGATGCGTTTTTGTAGCGCTCAAAGGTGAAAAAACGGATGGACATCTCTACGTTAATGAAGCTCTCGGCAAAGGAGCTGTTCTGGCTGTAGTAGAACGTGAAGTTGACGTACCAAAAGAAAAATTGTTCTTTGTGAGAAATACGAGAATCTTCCTTCAAGAACTCGCGGCGCAGAAACTGAGTCGTTATAATCCGACCATCGTCGGTATCACTGGTTCGAACGGCAAAACCACAACAAAGGAAATGATCTACAAATGTCTCGACAGTGGCCTCGCCTTCAGGAATCCTGGGAATTTAAACACGGAAATAGGTCTGCCCTTGGCCGTGCTCAACGATTATGAAGGTCAAAAATATGCGATTCTGGAAATGGCGATGAACAAGCCAGGAGACATAACCACTTTGTGTCGAATCGCTCAGCCGCATGTTGCTGTTCTTCTGAACGTTGGTACAGCACACAGAGGTGTCGCGGGTGGTACTGAGCAGATATTGACTGGAAAGCTCGAAATAGTTCAGAATATGCACAAAGATGGTATCGCCATTGTGCACAGTGATCAAAGGATTCTTGAAAGAATTAAGGAACGGAACGTCATAACCTTTGGCTTTCAAAAAGGTGATTACTATCTCGACAATTACACGTATGAGTCCCTTTCTACAGTGGCATTTTATCGAACTCCAAATGGCTCGAAAGTGCTGCGCTTTTCGACCATTTTCAACGTAGGACAACTGATCAATGTCGCTGCAGTTCTCGCAGTTTTTGATGTGTTAAAGCTAGAAGTTGACCTCTCTAAACTGGAGAACTTCGTGCCCGTAACTGGTAGGTTCAAAGTTCAACAGATTGAAGGAGTTTATATCATCGATGATACTTACAATGCTAGTTTAGAGTCATTCAAAGTGGCGGTAGAAACTTTGAAAAAACTTGGGAAGAAAACGTATGCTGTTGTTGGCTCGATAAAGGAACAAGGTAGTTTCTCCGAAGAAACACACAAAGAACTCGGCAAGATTCTTGAACAACTCGATGGTGTGTTTGTGTATAACATCGATCACGAAATTGATACCATGGAATGCTCCAAAATTGTTCTGAGGAGTGATCAACCAGATGTCATAGTTTCGAAACTAAGGAGCTTACTTAATCCAAAAGATGCCGTACTTTTCAAAGCATCACGTGCGATCGCCATGGAGAATGTTTTGAAACTTTTTACAGGGGGAAGTACAGTATGA
- a CDS encoding nucleotide exchange factor GrpE — MIEDKKQALTEENLIEKLSKEKEELLKHLKELKAQFENFRKDSLREREMILKNANEYLLAKLIPVLDDMDRAFSIVESGGSYEDFYKGMKMIHRKLWKVLNDEGFFKIEVGQKFDPFEHEAVERIESNEREEYDILEVVESGYKYHTKILKPAKVKVSVKPIRGEESAKAV, encoded by the coding sequence ATGATTGAAGATAAAAAGCAAGCTCTAACAGAAGAAAATTTGATCGAAAAGCTTTCAAAGGAGAAGGAAGAATTGTTAAAGCATCTTAAAGAACTGAAAGCTCAGTTTGAGAACTTCAGAAAAGATTCGCTCAGGGAGCGTGAGATGATCCTCAAAAATGCCAATGAGTACTTGCTTGCAAAGCTTATTCCTGTGCTCGATGACATGGATCGAGCATTCTCAATAGTCGAATCAGGTGGATCTTATGAAGATTTCTACAAAGGTATGAAAATGATTCACCGAAAATTATGGAAAGTTCTGAACGATGAGGGCTTCTTCAAAATAGAAGTGGGTCAAAAATTCGATCCTTTTGAACATGAAGCTGTCGAGAGAATAGAGAGCAACGAGAGAGAAGAATACGATATCCTCGAAGTTGTTGAAAGCGGTTATAAGTATCACACTAAAATCCTAAAACCTGCGAAAGTCAAAGTTTCGGTAAAACCTATAAGAGGTGAAGAAAGTGCCAAGGCAGTATAA
- the hrcA gene encoding heat-inducible transcriptional repressor HrcA produces MRRESRVNERQRKILYCVVREYILTRKPISSEHVLNVSNLSCSGATVRNDLRKLEYLGYLYQPHTSAGRIPTDKGFRFYVDETLKIAKDYAQKSHQVDVRYPMTYGDMEKILEGATIALARMTKGVVILEKPDTGRLKVLRAIVTPITSDHYLVSVVTELGLIKFMPFRTFESIDHTKLEALLNHVLKGRSIENPLGGVFENDWDESLIDLSEELISSMRDDLRSSMIKVGLDVLVSSEKFNIDEIRSLSKFFSDDTSIKSFLSRVSETPAVFIGSEHGIEGMERFSVFVDSYRKADEPMGKVLIITSKVVKYEEIMNVLTYVTSRLTEYFTVVTREVER; encoded by the coding sequence ATGAGGAGAGAATCCCGAGTAAACGAAAGGCAACGGAAGATACTCTATTGTGTCGTGAGGGAATACATCTTGACTAGAAAACCGATCAGTTCGGAACACGTTCTGAACGTGTCAAATTTGTCGTGCAGTGGTGCGACGGTGAGAAACGATTTGAGAAAACTTGAATACTTGGGATACTTGTATCAACCGCACACTTCAGCTGGCAGAATTCCAACAGATAAAGGTTTCAGATTCTACGTTGATGAAACCCTGAAAATTGCCAAAGATTACGCACAAAAATCTCACCAAGTGGACGTACGCTATCCGATGACCTACGGCGATATGGAGAAGATACTGGAAGGAGCTACAATCGCTCTGGCTCGTATGACTAAAGGAGTTGTGATTTTGGAGAAGCCAGATACAGGACGATTGAAAGTGCTTAGAGCGATTGTAACTCCGATTACTTCCGATCATTACCTAGTATCGGTGGTGACGGAACTGGGATTGATAAAGTTTATGCCGTTCCGTACTTTTGAAAGTATTGATCATACAAAGCTTGAGGCGCTTTTGAATCACGTGTTAAAGGGTCGAAGTATCGAGAATCCTTTAGGAGGTGTTTTTGAAAATGACTGGGATGAATCTCTAATAGATCTTTCGGAAGAACTGATCAGTTCGATGAGAGATGATCTCAGAAGCAGTATGATAAAAGTAGGACTCGACGTTCTCGTGAGTAGTGAAAAGTTTAACATAGATGAGATCAGAAGTTTGTCCAAGTTTTTTTCGGATGATACTTCGATCAAATCTTTCTTGTCGAGAGTTAGTGAGACTCCCGCGGTCTTCATAGGAAGCGAGCACGGCATAGAAGGAATGGAAAGATTTTCTGTTTTCGTCGATTCTTATCGCAAGGCGGATGAGCCTATGGGCAAGGTCTTGATAATCACCTCAAAGGTGGTAAAGTACGAAGAAATAATGAACGTTTTGACATATGTCACAAGTAGACTCACTGAGTACTTCACCGTTGTGACAAGGGAGGTGGAAAGATGA
- a CDS encoding acyl carrier protein, producing the protein MDRKEILAMVNKILSDKLGVKESQIKEESKLIDDLGADSLDLVDLVMAFEEEFGVKIADDKLQKISTVKDIVDYIVKAKA; encoded by the coding sequence ATGGACCGAAAAGAAATTCTTGCAATGGTAAACAAAATATTGTCGGATAAGCTTGGAGTCAAAGAGAGCCAGATCAAAGAAGAAAGTAAGCTTATCGATGACCTGGGAGCAGATTCTTTGGATCTCGTTGATCTGGTTATGGCCTTCGAAGAGGAATTTGGTGTTAAAATCGCCGATGACAAGCTTCAAAAAATTTCTACAGTGAAAGATATAGTTGATTATATAGTCAAAGCGAAAGCTTGA